The following coding sequences are from one Diachasmimorpha longicaudata isolate KC_UGA_2023 chromosome 6, iyDiaLong2, whole genome shotgun sequence window:
- the LOC135163520 gene encoding uncharacterized protein LOC135163520, which yields MLTAEQMQRVEILQQKISSFRAQLEKLERYLENIQIEPINAKLRLDSLTSLYNGILKYNEELELLQPDNPQLNAFLGFEARYFEIATAIIKLQGRDQIALNSTLNSSNVLITERQELPRLPKIRIPVFDGKRENWASYKNKFLALVHSRSDISDAVKCSQLFDSLVGQALAKVSQFDPSEQDYAIAWQTLLDFYDHKRIVAVEHLNAILDLPKVTRLSADDLSNLLDMTRQHFHILEGMGVQSSQDFIVRVLERCLPPVARSKWQDQLGMDELPKLDDLFKFIQSTIFKQQAFDSSSHVKIDTHQVNQKRKSGEPRYQPAKRSAKGDVHDVDSDVGEVTFVTSPTSESTSSKNPIVCLMCREAHRLFKCHKFIALSVKERGNISVSSKASHVASRGSISAAIIRPFIVRIFRCTSSMTDIKDSRHTHVSD from the exons ATGCTCACCGCGGAACAAATGCAGCGAGTAGAAATCCTGCAACAAAAAATAAGCTCCTTCAGAGcacaattagaaaaattagaaCGTTATTTAGAAAACATTCAAATCGAACCCATCAACGCTAAGTTGAGGCTCGACAGTTTAACCTCGTTGTATAACGGAATATTAAAATACAATGAGGAATTAGAGTTGTTACAGCCGGACAACCCTCAGCTAAACGCGTTTCTCGGATTTGAGGCGCGATATTTCGAAATTGCCACCgcgataattaaattacaaGGTCGAGATCAGATCGCGCTTAATAGCACTCTAAACTCGAGCAACGTGCTCATAACAGAACGCCAAGAGTTGCCCAGGCTTCCCAAAATCCGTATTCCGGTTTTTGACGGAAAGAGGGAAAATTGGGCGtcgtataaaaataaattcctcgCGTTAGTACATTCGCGGTCCGATATTTCAGACGCGGTAAAGTGCAGTCAACTTTTTGACTCACTCGTAGGCCAAGCGTTGGCCAAAGTCAGTCAGTTTGACCCTAGCGAACAAGACTATGCCATCGCGTGGCAGACGTTACTAGATTTTTATGATCACAAACGGATCGTAGCCGTGGAACATTTGAACGCGATTTTGGATCTCCCGAAGGTTACGAGGTTGTCCGCGGATGATTTATCAAATTTGTTAGATATGACTCGCCAACACTTCCATATTTTAGAAGGTATGGGCGTCCAATCCAGCCAAGATTTTATCGTTAGGGTCCTCGAGCGTTGCCTTCCTCCGGTAGCACGCAGTAAATGGCAGGACCAGCTAGGGATGGATGAGCTCCCAAAGCTGGACGATttgttcaaatttattcagtCGACCATTTTTAAGCAACAAGCTTTTGATTCTTCCAGTCATGTCAAGATTGACACTCATCAAGTCAATCAGAAAAGAAAATCAGGAGAACCTCGCTATCAACCAGCGAAGAGATCAGCGAAGGGCGATGTACATGACGTTGATTCGGATGTCGGGGAAGTCACTTTCGTGACTTCCCCGACATCCGAATCAACGTCGTCAAAAAATCCGATCGTCTGTCTAATGTGTCGCGAGGCTCATAGACTTTTCAAGTGTCATAAATTCATCGCGTTATCGGTTAAAGAACGCGGTAATATT AGTGTGTCATCAAAAGCATCACACGTTGCTTCACGCGGATCAATCTCAGCGGCCATTATCCGGCCCTTCATCGTCAGAATCTTCCGGTGCACATCCTCTATGACGGATATCAAGGACTCGCGCCATACTCACGTCTCCGATTGA
- the LOC135163507 gene encoding uncharacterized protein LOC135163507 translates to MTTAVVELLDRQNRRVNARALLDSCSTVNLMTERFARILNLRTHPCSINIGAVDGLCTISTHYVKVILNSRYNNFTQSLSCLLVPQIANSVPRGAFARNLFHIPKNLQLADPQFHLPKPIDLLIAANLTLSVLSIGQIKLVHDQSTLILQKTRLGWIAAGGSENPKLNTIASCNVVKLDKLIERFWLIEDFDHEPLKSRDEVMCEQHFVTNTHRDSTGRYVVRLPFRDSKFQLGESRTQALKRFQSLTRKLTANPSLGLEYGRVMDEYIALGHMTQCDDAEGGCYLPHHAVVKESRETTKVRVVFDASAKTSTGISLNDAMLVGPTIQNNIFEQVIRFRTHRYVITADIEKMYRQILVHPDDRQFQKIFWHYQGKTQTFQLNTVTFGTAAAPFLAIRTLQQLAHDEAHAFPRASKLLLRDFYVDDFISGADHPDELINIRDEMIALLARGGFSIRKWTSNHNASLESITKHNLDLDCLIRNDSVQKTLGIVWDARDDLLRYTIHPIDPNAVATKRKLLSELSKIFDPLGLLGPVTLYAKVLIQDCWKAKVTWDESLPQEIHTRWSELALQLPVLHKIAFPRQIRLPGSLPIQIHGFCDASKHGYGACLYLRSRDSHGKINVSLICSKSRVAPTGGVTIPRLELCAASLLKKLYTATTTQFEFEIDQTYLWSDSTIVLCWLTKAPHLLRPFESNRVSDIQSLETQVQWRHVRSEDNPADALSRGQLPSEFLHNSRWISGPDWLTLHESHWPNTVLPTNSQIPGLKTGICLISQASPESIYSRFSDFNRLLRVISYILRWRNHRTSNRGPISVREIEEAEFRVLLMIQRERFPVEFRNLSVEDTSTKTNVSTIRGTSFDQLNPFIDARGLLRVGGRLKKSDLSFDHKHPILLPSKHPVTDLIITRIHQENFHLGIQGTLHISRSKFWILNGKNQVRKIIHHCIECIRQRPRLGHAKMADLPSVRVNEAPSFSRTGVDYFGPILIKEKRAQNRSFLKAYGCVFVCMVSKAVHIELATDLSTEAFLTAFRRFISRRGVPEHIYSDNGTNFVGAAKELKELYDFVNSPIFTEAFGSYMLSKRIEWHFNPPLSPHFGGIWEAAVKSFKHHLRRVLKDQRLTYEQLNTLLIEIEAILNSRPLYALSADPNDPLAITPAHLLIGRSFTAFPERSFLPISDNRLSVYNFITKAKQDFWSKWYKECLHEMQVRQKWHKSTTQLRVGSVVLLIEDAVACSRWPLGVILEVFPGSDGIARVASVRTTNGVYKRNITRLCPLPII, encoded by the coding sequence ATGACGACGGCAGTAGTTGAGCTGCTCGATCGACAAAATCGTCGGGTAAATGCGCGGGCGCTTTTGGATTCATGTTCTACGGTGAATTTGATGACGGAACGATTTGCTCGCATCTTAAATTTGCGTACTCATCCGTGTTCAATTAACATCGGAGCGGTAGACGGTCTGTGTAcaatttcaactcattatgTGAAGGTCATATTAAATTCTCGATACAACAATTTTACACAATCATTGAGCTGTTTATTGGTACCACAGATCGCCAATTCAGTACCTCGAGGCGCGTTCGCACGCAATCTATTTCATATTCCAAAGAATTTGCAATTAGCAGACCCACAATTTCACCTTCCCAAGCCTATAGATTTACTCATAGCGGCTAATCTTACTTTGTCGGTTCTATCAATCGGTCAAATTAAACTTGTCCATGATCAATCAACGTTAATCTTACAGAAAACGCGTTTAGGCTGGATTGCTGCCGGAGGATCGGAAAATCCGAAACTCAATACGATCGCGTCGTGTAACGTTGTTAAATTAGATAAACTCATCGAACGATTTTGGCTAATTGAAGATTTCGATCATGAACCGTTGAAATCGCGCGACGAAGTTATGTGCGAGCAGCATTTTGTCACCAATACTCATCGCGATAGCACCGGTCGCTATGTTGTACGTCTCCCATTCAGAGACTCTAAGTTCCAGTTAGGCGAATCTCGTACCCAAGCCCTTAAGCGTTTTCAGTCGTTGACGAGAAAGCTAACTGCCAATCCTTCGTTGGGGCTTGAATATGGCAGGGTGATGGATGAGTACATCGCTCTTGGTCACATGACTCAATGTGATGATGCTGAGGGTGGATGTTACTTGCCTCACCATGCTGTAGTCAAGGAATCTCGCGAAACGACTAAGGTGAGAGTGGTTTTTGATGCTTCGGCGAAGACGTCCACGGGCATCTCACTGAATGACGCGATGTTGGTCGGGCCCACCatccaaaataatatttttgaacaGGTCATTCGATTTCGCACACATCGGTACGTAATTACTGCGGACATCGAAAAAATGTACCGACAAATTCTGGTTCATCCAGATGATCGACAGTTTCAAAAGATTTTCTGGCACTATCAGGGTAAAACTCAAACATTTCAACTTAATACCGTAACCTTCGGTACTGCAGCGGCTCCTTTCTTGGCCATCCGCACCCTCCAACAACTTGCTCATGACGAAGCTCACGCGTTTCCCCGTGCCAGCAAACTTCTCCTTAGAGATTTTTATGTGGATGATTTCATCTCAGGAGCCGATCATCCTGACGAACTTATCAATATTCGCGATGAAATGATCGCCCTATTAGCTCGGGGCGGATTTTCCATCCGGAAATGGACTTCTAACCATAACGCGTCATTAGAGTCTATTACAAAACACAACTTGGATTTAGATTGTTTAATTAGGAATGATTCGGTTCAGAAGACCCTTGGAATTGTTTGGGATGCCCGTGACGATCTGTTACGGTACACAATTCACCCCATAGATCCCAACGCAGTCGCGACCAAACGTAAACTTCTATCGGAACTTTCTAAGATTTTTGACCCACTAGGATTATTAGGCCCAGTAACACTATACGCGAAAGTGTTAATCCAGGATTGTTGGAAGGCTAAGGTCACTTGGGATGAGTCACTACCTCAGGAGATTCATACCAGGTGGAGTGAACTGGCTCTTCAGCTTCCTGTGTTACATAAAATCGCATTTCCTCGGCAAATTCGACTTCCGGGTTCATTACCAATTCAAATTCACGGTTTTTGTGATGCGTCCAAGCACGGATACGGAGCGTGTTTATATCTTCGATCGCGAGATTCACACGGAAAAATCAATGTAAGTCTAATTTGTAGCAAATCTCGTGTTGCACCTACGGGTGGAGTAACTATCCCGCGATTAGAACTTTGCGCAGCTAGCCTTCTTAAGAAATTATACACTGCAACTACAACTCAATTCGAATTTGAGATAGATCAAACGTATTTGTGGTCAGATTCCACAATCGTGCTGTGCTGGCTAACGAAAGCCCCGCATCTTTTACGACCTTTCGAATCTAATAGAGTATCCGATATTCAATCTTTAGAAACTCAGGTCCAATGGCGACATGTTCGTTCTGAAGACAATCCGGCAGATGCTTTATCTCGTGGACAACTCCCTTCGGAATTTCTTCACAATTCTCGCTGGATATCAGGGCCTGATTGGCTTACTCTTCATGAATCACATTGGCCAAACACGGTTCTCCCTACGAATTCTCAAATTCCTGGTCTGAAAACCGGAATATGTCTTATCTCTCAGGCATCGCCAGAATCTATCTATTCACGTTTTTCAGATTTTAATCGTTTGCTTAGAGTCATATCATATATCTTACGATGGAGAAATCATCGTACTTCCAATCGTGGGCCAATTTCCGTTCGAGAAATTGAAGAAGCTGAATTCCGCGTTCTGTTAATGATTCAACGCGAACGATTTCCCGTGGAGTTTCGAAACCTATCGGTCGAAGATACTTCAACTAAGACAAACGTGTCGACGATCAGGGGCACATCTTTTGATCAACTCAACCCCTTTATTGACGCGCGTGGACTTCTTCGCGTGGGCGgacgtttaaaaaaatcagaccTGTCATTCGATCACAAACATCCCATTTTGCTGCCCAGCAAACATCCGGTGACAGATCTGATTATTACGCGAATAcaccaagaaaattttcatcttgGTATTCAGGGTACCTTACATATTAGTCGATCCAAATTTTGGATCTTGAACGGAAAAAATCAAGTgcgtaaaattattcatcattgcATCGAATGCATCCGACAGAGGCCGCGGTTGGGACACGCGAAAATGGCCGATCTTCCAAGCGTTCGAGTCAACGAGGCTCCATCCTTTTCGCGAACCGGGGTAGATTATTTCGGTCCGATTTTAATAAAGGAAAAAAGAGCTCAAAACCGATCTTTTCTCAAGGCATACGGATGTGTCTTCGTGTGCATGGTATCTAAGGCTGTTCATATTGAACTTGCCACAGACTTGTCAACTGAAGCCTTTTTGACTGCGTTTCGCCGATTTATTAGTCGAAGAGGTGTTCCGGAACACATATATTCAGATAACGGTACAAATTTTGTAGGAGCGGCCAAAGAGCTTAAAGAATTATACGACTTCGTAAATTCACCTATTTTTACCGAAGCTTTCGGATCGTACATGCTATCAAAACGAATTGAATGGCATTTTAATCCGCCATTATCTCCACACTTTGGTGGCATTTGGGAAGCGGCTGTAAAGAGCTTTAAGCATCATCTGAGAAGAGTTCTTAAAGATCAAAGGCTCACATATGAGCAACTTAATACTTTGTTAATAGAAATAGAGGCTATTTTAAACTCCAGACCCTTATACGCTCTTTCAGCCGATCCCAATGATCCATTAGCCATAACTCCGGCCCATCTTTTAATTGGTCGATCTTTTACTGCATTTCCTGAACGTTCTTTTTTGCCAATTTCAGATAATCGTCTATCCGTGTACAATTTTATCACGAAGGCTAAACAAGACTTCTGGAGCAAGTGGTATAAGGAGTGCCTTCACGAGATGCAAGTTCGACAAAAATGGCATAAATCTACTACACAGCTGAGGGTTGGATCGGTTGTCCTTCTTATTGAAGATGCAGTAGCATGTTCCCGATGGCCGCTAGGCGTGATCCTCGAGGTGTTCCCTGGGAGTGATGGCATCGCGAGAGTTGCATCAGTGAGGACGACCAACGGAGTCTACAAACGGAATATCACGCGACTTTGTCCCTTgccaattatttaa